TATTACTTCATTCAGTTGTTTGTCTTCGGGTTCTAATAGTATCTCTCTTGTGGTGGTTACACCGGGATGTATAGTGAATGATTGGCTTTTGTATCCCAACAGTGACGCCGAAACTGCCGTTCTATTTCCCCTATAGCTTAGTCTATATTCACCATCTTCGTCCGAAAATGTTACCGCAGATGTATTGTCGATCGTAACACTAACGAAAGGTAACTTTTCTTTTGTGACAGCATCTCTTACAACACCACGTACCACTGTGAGGGATTGGGCGTATGTTATGCCACAAAAACAACAGAATAAAAAGAGAAAAACTGTCTTCCTAAGTATTATATATTGTGGAGTTTTACTCATTCTTTTATTGGGGAATCACATTTGTTTTTTGTATTTAAAAAATCAAGAGTAAATATCGATATTTACTCTTGATTATCAATACTAATTAGACTATGTAATTTCTGTAACGTTGCATAAACGTTATCTTTTTTTAATTCATAAGCTTACGATAGCGTATACGTCTTGGTTCAACGTTGCCTAATCGTGCTTTTTTGTTCTCTTCGTATTCGCTATAGCTGCCTTCGAAGAAGAAAACTTCCGAGTTTCCTTCAAATGCCAGTATATGAGTACAAATACGGTCGAGGAACCAACGGTCGTGGGAAATAACCACTGCACAACCTGCAAAGTTTTCGAGCCCCTCTTCAAGTGCACGTAAAGTATTTACGTCAATATCGTTGGTCGGCTCATCCAGTAGCAACACATTCGCTTCCGATTTCAGTGTGAGTGCTAAATGTAAGCGGTTGCGCTCACCACCCGACAATACACCTGTCAGCTTTTCTTGGTCGCCTCCCGAAAAATTGAAACGAGAAAGATAGGCACGTGCATTGATTTCTTTGCCTCCTACACGAACAAATTCACTCCCTCCGGATATTACCTGATATACACTTTTGTTAGGATCTATATCAGCATGCGATTGATCTACATATCCTATTTTTACGGTTTCGCCCACTTCGAATGTACCTTTATCTGCTTGTTCGAGTCCTTGTATCAGTCTGAAAAGTGTGGTTTTTCCTGCACCATTCGGGCCTATGATACCCACAATGCCTGATGGTGGAAGCATAAACTCGAGATTGTCGAATAATAGTTTATCTCCAAATGCTTTGCCTACACCGTGTGCTTCGATCACTTTGTTTCCTAAACGAGGCCCATTCGGAATAAATATTTCCAGTTTTTCTTCACGTTCTTTCTGGTCGGCGTTCAAGAGTTTCTCGTAATCGTTTAAACGAGCTTTACCTTTTGCCTGACGAGCTTTAGGAGCCATTCTCACCCATTCCAACTCACGTTCGAGGGTTTTGCGGCGTTTGCTTGCTTGTTTTTCCTCTTGTTCCATACGTTTGGTCTTTTGTTCGAGCCATGAGGTATAATTTCCTTTCCAAGGAATACCTTCACCGCGGTCGAGCTCAAGAATCCATCCGGCTACATGGTCTAGGAAGTAGCGGTCGTGGGTAATACAAATTACAGTACCCTTGTATTGTTGGAGATGTTGTTCCAGCCAGTCAATTGATTCTGCATCAAGGTGGTTGGTTGGCTCATCCAGCAATAATACGTCCGGTTCTTGTAATAGCAAACGGCACAATGCTACACGGCGGGCTTCTCCTCCCGACAGGTTGGCTGCCAATTGGTCTTCAGGTGGACAACGAAGAGCATCCATTGCACGCTCTAATTTATTATCTATATTCCAAGCGTCACTTGCATCTATCTTGTCTTGCAATTCTGCCTGACGTGCAAAGAGGGCATCCATTTTGTCCGGGTCTTCATAATATTCAGGCAGACCGAATTTCTCGTTTATGCCTTCATATTCCTTTAGTACATCCATTATCGGTTGTACACCTTCTTGCACAAGTTCTTTAACGGTTTTAGCAGGGTCAAGTTTTGGATCTTGTTCCAAGTACCCAACCGAGTATCCTTTATCTGATACAATTTCTCCCTGATACTCTTTGTCTATACCGGCTATGATCTTTAGTAATGTTGACTTACCCGAACCGTTGAGCCCGATGATGCCAATCTTAGCCCCATAGAAAAAAGAAAGGTAGATATTTTTTAATACTTGTTTTTGTGGCGGGTACGTTTTACCTACGCCAATCATTGAAAAGATGATTTTTTTATCGTCTACTGACATGTCTGTTATATAAAATTATTTGTACCTAATTCTACTAATTTATTTATTGTTTTTATATTTCGAGAAGTGCAATATTCATCTGCTTTCTGCAAAGCATTGGCTAGTTTAGAATTTCTGATCGTTTTATCAAATAAAACATATACATCCCGATTGATTATTTCAAGCTTGTCATTTTCTTGTTTTCGTGCTGATATACGTTCTTTGCTACTTTCAGATAAAGCTTCTCTATACAGAAACAAATAGAACACTTCACCTTCTGTATTCTGCTCTATCTCTTGAATATCATTCTCCGAAAATGGGATACAATTCAAAAGTTGCTTTAATTCTGTTAGAGTTCTTAATATAACCGCAATATTTAGTCCGAATGTTTTAAAAATAGAAGCCTCTATTTTCTTTACTAATGCTTCCTCTGTATCATCTGATGTGAAAAGAATATTGCCGCTTTGGATATATGTTATAGCATCCGATATTCCCATGTTGGCAAACATGAGTTTCAGGTCGGACATCTTTATGATATTTTTCCCTCCAACATTAATTCCCTTGAGGAACGCAATATATACCACCTTGGAATATTATTTATCGTTGATACAAGAATCGTTTTATACTCCGTTTTGGCGTTTTTTCGAATTCTTGCTCCTGTATTCTGAAGTTTGCAACTTGACTATAGCTTGGCAGTCGCTTGTTAATAGATTTTCGTTCAGTAAGGAAAATATCGGAATACTCACTTTCCTTTATATCATGCTTCTTCATATAGTCTTTGTCCGGGTATATGAGAGCGATCAGTTTCCCATTTTCTTCTATAATGAGCGATTCGGATACAAATGGAGAATTATTATAAAAGCCTTCTATCTCTTCCGGATAAATATTTTGTCCTGAAGCTCCGAGTATCATCGTTTTGCTACGACCTTTGATAAATATAAAACCATCCCTGTCCATCACGCCTAAATCACCTGTACGTAACCATCCGGCTTCGTCTATGACATGCTTTGTCGCTTCTTCATTCTTGTAGTAGCCAAGCATTACATTCTGCCCTTTGACCATGATTTCGCCTGTCTCGGTTTCCATATTCGATGATTCGATGCGTACACTCATTCTGTCTACAGGACGTCCGCAAGATCCGGGTTTGTACGTTTCCCAATACTCGTAAGAAATCAGCGGTCCACATTCTGTCATTCCATATCCAACGGTGTATGGGAATTTTATATCTGTAAGGAACTGTCCTACTTCTTTGTTGAGTGCAGCACCGCCAATCACAACTTCGACCAGCTTACTACCAAACATCGGTATTAGTTTGTCTGCAATCTTTTGATATACTTTTTTTCTGAAGAAAGGAATTTTTATCAGCGTTTTC
The Dysgonomonas mossii genome window above contains:
- a CDS encoding DUF1697 domain-containing protein, whose product is MVYIAFLKGINVGGKNIIKMSDLKLMFANMGISDAITYIQSGNILFTSDDTEEALVKKIEASIFKTFGLNIAVILRTLTELKQLLNCIPFSENDIQEIEQNTEGEVFYLFLYREALSESSKERISARKQENDKLEIINRDVYVLFDKTIRNSKLANALQKADEYCTSRNIKTINKLVELGTNNFI
- the ettA gene encoding energy-dependent translational throttle protein EttA, with the protein product MSVDDKKIIFSMIGVGKTYPPQKQVLKNIYLSFFYGAKIGIIGLNGSGKSTLLKIIAGIDKEYQGEIVSDKGYSVGYLEQDPKLDPAKTVKELVQEGVQPIMDVLKEYEGINEKFGLPEYYEDPDKMDALFARQAELQDKIDASDAWNIDNKLERAMDALRCPPEDQLAANLSGGEARRVALCRLLLQEPDVLLLDEPTNHLDAESIDWLEQHLQQYKGTVICITHDRYFLDHVAGWILELDRGEGIPWKGNYTSWLEQKTKRMEQEEKQASKRRKTLERELEWVRMAPKARQAKGKARLNDYEKLLNADQKEREEKLEIFIPNGPRLGNKVIEAHGVGKAFGDKLLFDNLEFMLPPSGIVGIIGPNGAGKTTLFRLIQGLEQADKGTFEVGETVKIGYVDQSHADIDPNKSVYQVISGGSEFVRVGGKEINARAYLSRFNFSGGDQEKLTGVLSGGERNRLHLALTLKSEANVLLLDEPTNDIDVNTLRALEEGLENFAGCAVVISHDRWFLDRICTHILAFEGNSEVFFFEGSYSEYEENKKARLGNVEPRRIRYRKLMN